A genomic region of Vitis vinifera cultivar Pinot Noir 40024 chromosome 7, ASM3070453v1 contains the following coding sequences:
- the LOC100242269 gene encoding uncharacterized protein LOC100242269, whose amino-acid sequence MEANICDINHLDADVLLPPRKRLLAGLKKQSSDGDATLHPSPIAMTSNEFDARLNKLLSSHLKNPSLTPEEIVEASRSAAKAAAKAAEAARAAAEEKAAIAAKAMAAAKSALELIASVSEETSSKERYLKKNKSKKHVPVQLLYKKHQPVENYRTDEELARKLHRAMNSSPRISKNSSSSDWKNHKHKKPKIFPAVEKTRVPNGGMVLEGNSPSTCNGSSIAGDADSQNSAREVYTVKVDERALRSHRADQLETDNGEAGCSKEKNSEALDHLSTTGRKRGRIKLKKLPLSICTIRDRANPKEELKSRSAPMTEENIFKQTVKPTAGNIPLFSVGPSAGSVMPVEATTMWKCQEFKAPACVKQNKVVQS is encoded by the coding sequence ATGGAGGCTAACATTTGTGACATAAACCACTTGGATGCGGATGTCCTTTTGCCTCCTCGAAAGCGACTCCTTGCTGGATTGAAGAAACAGAGTTCTGATGGGGATGCCACTTTGCATCCGTCTCCAATTGCTATGACTTCAAATGAATTTGATGCCCGGCTGAACAAGCTGCTGAGCTCTCATTTGAAAAACCCTAGTTTAACACCTGAGGAGATCGTGGAAGCATCAAGATCAGCTGCCAAAGCTGCAGCTAAGGCAGCTGAGGCAGCAAGGGCTGCTGCTGAAGAGAAGGCTGCAATAGCAGCAAAAGCAATGGCTGCAGCCAAGAGTGCTTTAGAATTGATTGCTTCTGTTTCTGAAGAGACGTCCTCTAAGGAACGATATCTGAAGAAGAATAAATCAAAGAAGCATGTCCCGGTTCAGCTCTTGTACAAAAAGCACCAACCAGTTGAGAACTACAGGACAGATGAGGAATTAGCCCGCAAGTTACATCGTGCTATGAACAGCTCTCCCAGAATTTCGAAGAACTCTTCAAGTTCTGACTGGAAGAATCATAAACACAAGAAGCCTAAAATCTTTCCAGCAGTTGAAAAAACCAGAGTTCCAAATGGGGGTATGGTATTAGAAGGTAACTCACCTTCTACATGCAATGGGAGTAGTATAGCCGGTGATGCGGATTCTCAAAACTCGGCCCGGGAGGTATATACTGTTAAAGTAGATGAAAGAGCATTACGATCTCACAGAGCTGACCAATTAGAAACAGATAATGGGGAAGCAGGTTGCTCAAAGGAGAAAAACTCAGAAGCACTGGATCATTTGAGTACCACTGGCCGAAAGAGGGGAAGAATTAAGCTAAAAAAGTTGCCCTTAAGCATTTGTACTATTAGGGATCGAGCAAACCCCAAGGAAGAGCTGAAATCTAGAAGTGCCCCAATGACTGAAGAGAACATATTCAAACAAACAGTCAAACCTACTGCAGGCAATATCCCTTTGTTTTCTGTGGGGCCTTCTGCAGGCAGTGTGATGCCAGTTGAGGCAACAACAATGTGGAAATGCCAAGAGTTCAAAGCACCAGCATGTGTGAAACAAAATAAAGTTGTGCAGTCATAA